In Actinomycetota bacterium, the genomic stretch GACACTTCCTCGGGTCAGGATACCATCGAGGTGGTGGTTTTAGGATCCACACCAAGTGGTTTTAATCAGCACTTGATCTCAGTTGGAGATGAGGTCAGTAGATTTGGCGGCATCGGAGTCATGGGTACCGTGGCTTCATACACGATACGGCCGTCTCAGCGTGAGGTGCTCATTGGCGACAGTCTTGTTATTGTCGAGAGTGATACGACGAACGACGTCGAGCTTGTGATTCGAGGAAGGGGCTCGATCACGGATATGGC encodes the following:
- a CDS encoding DUF4330 domain-containing protein, with protein sequence MEVFDKKRRLFGLINPVDLAAIILAIALAAVLFTVLFDRSSVASDTSSGQDTIEVVVLGSTPSGFNQHLISVGDEVSRFGGIGVMGTVASYTIRPSQREVLIGDSLVIVESDTTNDVELVIRGRGSITDMAASIGDERVRQGQVLEVLLPLFQMSGRIISVEKVD